One region of Carya illinoinensis cultivar Pawnee chromosome 8, C.illinoinensisPawnee_v1, whole genome shotgun sequence genomic DNA includes:
- the LOC122317783 gene encoding protein SAR DEFICIENT 1-like has protein sequence MAPKRMFDHEDNEDFGRSTSRRVLPIWPFRRAISEREFQIICEPFVRKVVRGEVERILQLQPEPCPRRELQLGATSGVRSLHLRFVNCLPSTIYTNNVIKSEDGNPIRIELIDTRSRTRVKSGPLSSIKLDIGVLDGGFQFDDQEDWTEQEYNASILREREGKRPLVVGNLKVTLAEGVGDVGEIHFTDNSSWVKSRKFILGAKVEKKHSGEGNIREARSQSFMVKDHRGELNKKHKTPSKSDEVWRLKNIAKDGPNHKRLTDSGIETIDHLLWLYAMDPSSVRKIFDKFSDGRWEKVIEQAMACVENDCNLYAYHGAEEIGLRFNSIYQVVEAAFDGHNYLPVQTLTSDQKRVIEVVKQQAYKNINDWVLVDDPSAYSFSRPSRSLQDEPFSIPEQGLPQVDFQFKHEDQQQTWQSFNNTHPSNSLMDNIYIGCYDGEGSVYNGEGSVLPSVDTTVPDISQFRVPNCGTQWGQGTDLISALSNKKDCGKFPLANNAGKPKVAWGIIRAAAKWCAVWRCVASRRMARPIFNY, from the exons ATGGCGCCGAAGAGGATGTTTGATCACGAGGATAACGAAGATTTTGGACGGTCGACGAGCAGACGAGTACTTCCAATCTG GCCTTTTCGACGTGCGATTTCAGAGCGTGAATTTCAGATTATCTGTGAGCCTTTTGTTCGAAAAGTG GTACGGGGGGAAGTGGAACGTATTTTGCAGCTACAACCTGAACCATGTCCAAG ACGCGAACTTCAGCTGGGTGCAACATCTGGAGTGAGGAGCTTGCATCTGCGCTTTGTCAATTGCTTGCCCTCTACCATATACACCAACAATGTTATAAAATCTGAGGATGGTAATCCCATCAGAATCGAACTGATCGATACTAGGTCCAGGACTAGGGTCAAATCTGGCCCTCTTTCTTCAATAAAGCTTGATATTGGTGTCCTCGATGGTGGATTCCAGTTCGATGACCAAGAAGACTGGACAGAGCAGGAATACAATGCCAGTATCTTACGTGAAAGGGAGGGTAAAAGGCCATTAGTGGTTGGGAACCTGAAAGTCACCTTGGCTGAAGGTGTTGGTGATGTTGGTGAAATCCATTTTACTGATAATTCAAGCTGGGTGAAAAGTAGGAAGTTTATCTTGGGagcaaaagttgaaaaaaagcATTCTGGTGAAGGAAATATCAgggaagctcgaagtcaatctTTCATGGTAAAAGATCACCGTGGAGAAT TAAATAAGAAACACAAAACTCCATCCAAGAGTGATGAGGTATGGCGTTTGAAAAATATAGCAAAAGACGGTCCAAACCATAAGCGGCTGACCGATTCTGGAATTGAAACTATTGATCATTTACTGTGGCTATATGCAATGGATCCATCCAGTGTACGCAAA ATTTTTGATAAGTTTTCGGATGGAAGGTGGGAGAAAGTTATAGAACAGGCAATGGCATGTGTTGAAAATGATTGTAACCTTTATGCTTACCACGGAGCAGAAGAAATTGGCCTCCGGTTTAATTCCATCTACCAGGTTGTGGAGGCAGCATTCGATGGGCATAATTACTTGCCTGTGCAAACACTGACCTCAGATCAGAAG CGTGTGATAGAAGTTGTGAAACAGCAagcttataaaaatataaatgattggGTCCTGGTCGATGACCCATCAGCTTACAGCTTTTCAAGGCCCTCAAGAAGCCTACAAGATGAGCCATTTAGTATTCCAGAACAAGGTCTGCCACAAGTTGACTTCCAATTCAAACATGAAG ATCAACAACAAACATGGCAGAGTTTCAACAATACACATCCAAGCAACAGTTTAATGGATAACATTTACATTGGATGTTACGATGGAGAGGGGTCAGTTTACAATGGAGAGGGGTCAGTTTTGCCAAGTGTTGATACAACAGTTCCTGACATTTCTCAGTTTCGAGTTCCAAATTGTGGTACACAATGGGGGCAGGGAACTGATTTAATCTCTGCTTTGAGCAACAAAAAAGATTGTGGCAAATTCCCGCTTGCAAACAATGCTGGAAAACCCAAGGTGGCATGGGGTATAATTCGGGCTGCTGCCAAGTGGTGTGCAGTCTGGCGATGTGTGGCTTCTAGAAGAATGGCAAGgccaatttttaattattaa
- the LOC122317770 gene encoding chaperone protein DnaJ, which translates to MDREGGSNGGSSCYYSVLGIRKDASFSDVRTAYRKLAMKWHPDRWARNPSLAGDAKRRFQQIQEAHSVLSDQSKRSMYDAGLYDPLEDEDEEFCDFMQEMLSMMNKVKDERDSFEDLQRMFAEMVGGDGMNLMRGFDVSEDPTATKKARVTLSSSKATKRSGSRC; encoded by the exons atggatcgggaaggaggatccaacggcGGATCGTCTTGCTACTACTCCGTCCTCGGGATTCGCAAGGACGCCTCCTTCTCCGATGTCCGCACCGCCTATCGCAAGCTTGCTATG AAATGGCATCCCGACAGGTGGGCCCGGAACCCGTCGTTGGCGGGGGATGCGAAACGGCGGTTTCAGCAAATCCAAGAGGCTCACTCTG TTCTCTCGGATCAGTCGAAGAGGTCAATGTACGACGCCGGGCTCTACGATCCTCTGGAGGACGAAGACGAG GAATTTTGTGATTTCATGCAAGAGATGCTGTCCATGATGAACAAAGTAAAGGACGAg AGGGACAGTTTCGAGGACCTGCAGAGGATGTTTGCGGAGATGGTCGGTGGGGATGGGATGAATTTGATGAGGGGTTTCGACGTTAGCGAGGATCCGACGGCAACAAAGAAGGCACGTGTAACGTTGTCGTCGTCAAAGGCAACAAAACGCAGCGGCTCTCGCTGTTAA
- the LOC122318966 gene encoding importin subunit alpha-1-like translates to MSLRPNARTEVRRNRYKVAVDAEEGRRRREDNMVEIRKSRREESLLKKRREGLQAQNLASSFHTTAVEKKLEHLPSMVAGVWSDDSNLQLESTTQFRKLLSIERSPPIEEVIQSGVVPRFVEFLIREDFPQLQFEAAWALTNIASGTSENTKVVIDHGAVPIFVKLLGSPSDDVREQAVWALGNVAGDSPRCRDLVLGHGALLPLLAQLNEHAKLSMLRNATWTLSNFCRGKPQPPFDQVKPALPALARLIHSNDEEVLTDACWALSYLSDGTNDKIQAVIEAGVCPRLVELLLHISPSVLIPALRTVGNIVTGDDMQTQVIINHNALHCLLNLLTNNYKKSIKKEACWTISNITAGNKEQIQAVIEANIIAPLVHLLQNAEFDIRKEAAWAISNATSGGSHEQIKFLVNQGCIKPLCDLLICPDPRIVTVCLEGLENILKVGEAEKNLGTTGDVNPYAQMIDDAEGLEKIENLQSHDNTEIYEKAVKILETYWLEEEDDTMPPGDAPQTAFNFGGSEIPTVPSGGFSFN, encoded by the exons ATGTCTTTGAGGCCGAACGCTAGGACCGAGGTGCGTCGCAACCGGTACAAGGTGGCGGTGGACGCCGAGGAAGGGCGGCGGCGGAGGGAGGACAACATGGTGGAGATCCGCAAGAGCCGCAGGGAGGAGAGCTTGCTCAAGAAACGCCGCGAGGGCCTCCAGGCCCAGAACCTCGCCTCCTCTTTCCACACCACAGCCGTCGAGAAGAAG TTGGAACATCTGCCATCCATGGTTGCAGGAGTTTGGAGTGACGATAGTAATCTGCAGCTTGAGTCAACTACTCAATTCAGGAAATTGCTTTCAATTG AGCGCAGCCCTCCAATCGAGGAAGTGATTCAATCAGGTGTTGTTCCTCGCTTTGTTGAGTTTCTTATCAGGGAGGACTTCCCTCAGCTTCAG TTTGAGGCAGCATGGGCTCTCACTAACATTGCTTCTGGGACATCTGAGAACACAAAGGTGGTAATTGATCATGGGGCTGTCCCAATATTTGTCAAACTTCTTGGTTCTCCTAGTGATGATGTTCGTGAACAG GCTGTGTGGGCACTGGGAAATGTAGCTGGCGATTCTCCTAGATGCCGTGATCTTGTTCTTGGTCATGGGGCTTTGCTTCCTTTATTGGCACAATTGAACGAGCATGCCAAGCTTTCCATGCTGAGAAATGCTACGTGGACTCTTTCAAACTTTTGCCGAGGCAAGCCCCAACCTCCTTTTGATCAG GTTAAGCCTGCCCTCCCAGCTCTTGCACGCCTTATTCATTCAAATGATGAAGAAGTCTTGACTGATGCTTGTTGGGCCCTCTCATATCTGTCTGATGGTACAAACGACAAAATTCAAGCTGTTATAGAAGCAGGTGTTTGTCCTCGGCTTGTTGAGCTTTTACT TCACATATCTCCTTCAGTTCTCATTCCTGCTCTTCGTACAGTTGGAAATATTGTTACTGGAGATGATATGCAGACTCAG GTTATTATCAACCACAATGCTCTTCACTGCCTTTTGAACCTATTGACCAATAATTACAAAAAGAGCATCAAGAAAGAAGCTTGCTGGACTATTTCAAATATCACTGCTGGTAACAAGGAGCAGATTCAG GCTGTCATTGAGGCTAATATTATCGCTCCGCTTGTTCATCTGCTTCAAAATGCTGAATTTGATATTAGGAAAGAGGCTGCATGGGCAATTTCAAATGCAACATCTGGTGGCTCTCATGAACAAATCAA GTTTTTGGTAAATCAAGGGTGTATCAAACCCTTGTGTGATCTTCTCATCTGCCCTGACCCGAGGATTGTCACAGTTTGTTTGGAAGGGCTTGAGAACATATTGAAGGTAGGGGAAGCCGAGAAGAATCTGGGAACTACTGGGGATGTCAATCCCTATGCTCAAATGATTGATGATGCGGAGGGGctagagaaaattgagaatctCCAGAGTCACGACAACACCGAGATTTATGAGAAGGCTGTGAAGATTCTTGAGACATACTGGTTGGAGGAAGAGGATGACACAATGCCACCGGGTGACGCTCCCCAGACTGCATTCAACTTTGGAGGGAGTGAGATTCCTACTGTACCTTCTGGTGGATTTAGTTTCAACTGA
- the LOC122274646 gene encoding uncharacterized protein LOC122274646 — MSRPLFLRIQAAVEAHEPYFVQRRDSSGRLGFSSLQKITVALRMLAYGVAADFMDEYLKIGETTALRSLKMFVKAVVSIFSEKYLRKPNNDDIVRLLAVDEKRGFPGMLGSIDCMHWKWKNCPTAWHGMYSGHIHESTIILEAVASYDLWIWYAFFGLPGSHNDINVLDRSFIFSDLAQGRTPTVNYTINGHNYAMGYYLADGIYPQWATFVKTISAPQGNKKKYFAAAQESARKDVERAFGVLQARFAIIRGPARFFHIETLNKIMMACIILHNMIIEDEWADNGEEEFEYDQLPETYNDPVSTGPTPEFSEFIQRHHALRDRRIHSQLQTDLVEHLWQQYSAA, encoded by the coding sequence ATGAGTCGTCCTCTATTTCTTCGTATCCAAGCTGCAGTAGAAGCCCATGAACCTTATTTTGTCCAAAGACGAGATAGTTCTGGAAGGCTTGGTTTTTCTTCCCTTCAAAAAATAACAGTTGCTCTAAGGATGCTTGCATATGGTGTCGCGgctgattttatggatgaatatttGAAGATTGGAGAGACTACTGCATTAAGAAGCCTAAAGATGTTTGTCAAAGctgttgtttcaattttttctgaAAAGTACTTAAGaaaacccaacaatgatgacatTGTTAGATTACTAGCAGTTGATGAGAAACGTGGATTTCCAGGCATGTTAGGGAGCATCGATTGtatgcattggaagtggaagAACTGCCCAACTGCTTGGCATGGTATGTATTCTGGTCATATCCATGAATCaacaattattttagaagcagtggCTTCTTATGATCTATGGATTTGGTATGCCTTTTTTGGGTTGCCGGGGTCTCATAATGATATAAATGTTCTTGATagatcatttatattttctgaCCTTGCTCAAGGGCGTACTCCGACTGTTAATTACACTATTAATGGTCATAACTATGCAATGGGGTACTATCTTGCTGATGGAATTTATCCGCAATGGGCAACATTTGTTAAAACTATATCAGCTCCAcaaggaaacaagaaaaaatattttgctgCAGCCCAAGAGTCTGCACGGAAGGATGTGGAGCGTGCTTTTGGTGTGCTTCAAGCACGATTTGCTATAATTCGTGGACCTGCACGGTTTTTCCACATTGAAacactcaataaaattatgatggcatgcataattttacataatatgatcattgaagatgaaTGGGCTgacaatggagaagaagagtTCGAATATGATCAGTTGCCAGAAACATATAATGATCCAGTGTCAACCGGCCCTACACCTGAATTTAGCGAATTCATTCAACGTCATCATGCTCTTAGGGATAGAAGAATCCATTCTCAACTCCAAACAGATCTCGTCGAGCACTTATGGCAACAATATAGTGCCGCATAA
- the LOC122274647 gene encoding glutathione S-transferase T3-like: MDPSTHRDAYFTNLLNNNDFLMSATNEQELSPPQVEVIEIEPSGRKIQQGNNFSNEEDLLLVEGWLETSLDAVQGKDQKHTMLWKRIHKYFEENKKFDRLRNYTSLMNRWSTIQQATNKFCGYLAQVEGMHPSGFNEQDKIGKAKVMFLELEKKSFNFDHCWRVLRFHPKWVEHMDMVKPKKKPSSHDSTPNSINLGEDEDFHVASSNLERPIGRKAEKEKRKRKEMTNSDSLVVLNELAEIRKSKLVLMQEARDHDNKMLCLRQEEVSLKQDELRIQKEKVLLQQVKTRLEEKKEDERIMTLNTSAMPPMLQQYYLQR; encoded by the exons atggatccatccactcaccgTGATGCTTACTTTACAAATCTTCTAAATAACAATGATTTTTTGATGAGTGCtacaaatgaacaagaattgTCTCCACCCCAAGTTGAGGTTATTGAAATTGAACCGAGTGGACGAAAAATACAACAGGGTaataattttagtaatgaggAAGATTTGTTGCTTGTGGAGGGATGGCTTGAAACTTCCTTAGATGCGGTACAAGGAAAAGATCAAAAGCACACGATGCTATGGAAAAGAATTCATAAGTATTTTGAGgaaaacaagaaatttgacCGTTTACGCAACTACACATCTCTAATGAATCGGTGGTCGACGATTCAACAAGctacaaataagttttgtggtTACTTGGCTCAAGTCGAAGGAATGCATCCAAGTGGGTTTAACGAGCAAGACAAG ATTGGGAAGGCAAAGGTAATGTTCTTGGAGTTAGAGAAGAAGTCTTTTAACTTTGATCATTGTTGGCGGGTGTTAAGATTCCATCCAAAGTGGGTGGAACATATGGACATGGTGAAGCCGAAGAAGAAACCAAGTTCACATGATTCGACACCAAATTCAATAAATCTAGGCGAAGATGAGGATTTTCATGTTGCATCTTCAAATTTGGAACGACCAATAGGTCGTAAAGCAGAAAAAGAGaaacgaaagagaaaagaaatgacaaaCTCTGACTCTCTTGTGGTACTAAATGAGTTGGCGGAAATTAGAAAGAGTAAACTTGTGCTAATGCAAGAAGCACGTGATCATGACAATAAAATGTTGTGTCTTAGGCAAGAGGAAGTGAGTCTTAAGCAAGACGAATTACGTATTCAAAAAGAGAAGGTGCTACTTCAACAAGTGAAAACACgtcttgaagaaaagaaagaagatgaaagaaTTATGACATTAAATACAAGTGCCATGCCTCCAATGCTACAACAATATTATCTTCAACGATAA
- the LOC122318166 gene encoding GATA transcription factor 16-like isoform X1, translating to MGVMAGMEKESLSEDMDMMSENKKCCLDCKTTKTPLWRGGPAGPKSLCNACGIRYRKRRIAMVGLSVGSCGKRDMTPGHGTCAATATTATSAITVGNGGRDLSMSLKTKLMALGKDLLLQRSPSVMKKQRWQRRRKLKEEEQAAVSLMALSCGSVFA from the exons ATGGGTGTGATGGCTGGGATGGAAAAg GAATCATTATCTGAGGATATGGATATGATGAGCGAGAACAAGAAGTGTTGTCTCGATTGCAAGACTACAAAGACCCCATTGTGGAGAGGTGGGCCTGCTGGGCCCAAG tcattGTGTAACGCCTGTGGGATCAGATACAGGAAAAGGAGGATTGCTATGGTGGGTTTGAGCGTCGGATCATGCGGGAAAAGAGACATGACACCTGGTCATGGTACTTGTGCTGCCACCGCCACAACCGCGACGTCTGCTATAACTGTTGGTAACGGCGGCAGAGACCTGAGTATGTCCTTGAAAACGAAGTTAATGGCATTGGGTAAGGATTTGTTGTTGCAAAGGTCACCATCAGTGATGAAGAAACAGAGGTGGCagaggaggaggaagctgaAGGAGGAGGAACAAGCAGCTGTGTCTTTGATGGCCCTATCATGTGGCTCTGTTTTTGCCTGA
- the LOC122318166 gene encoding GATA transcription factor 16-like isoform X2, translating to MDMMSENKKCCLDCKTTKTPLWRGGPAGPKSLCNACGIRYRKRRIAMVGLSVGSCGKRDMTPGHGTCAATATTATSAITVGNGGRDLSMSLKTKLMALGKDLLLQRSPSVMKKQRWQRRRKLKEEEQAAVSLMALSCGSVFA from the exons ATGGATATGATGAGCGAGAACAAGAAGTGTTGTCTCGATTGCAAGACTACAAAGACCCCATTGTGGAGAGGTGGGCCTGCTGGGCCCAAG tcattGTGTAACGCCTGTGGGATCAGATACAGGAAAAGGAGGATTGCTATGGTGGGTTTGAGCGTCGGATCATGCGGGAAAAGAGACATGACACCTGGTCATGGTACTTGTGCTGCCACCGCCACAACCGCGACGTCTGCTATAACTGTTGGTAACGGCGGCAGAGACCTGAGTATGTCCTTGAAAACGAAGTTAATGGCATTGGGTAAGGATTTGTTGTTGCAAAGGTCACCATCAGTGATGAAGAAACAGAGGTGGCagaggaggaggaagctgaAGGAGGAGGAACAAGCAGCTGTGTCTTTGATGGCCCTATCATGTGGCTCTGTTTTTGCCTGA
- the LOC122274173 gene encoding syntaxin-41-like, translating into MASRNRTIIFRRYRDALKSVRAPASSSPASSLTTSAGGPVIELVSTSLINPNRSYAPLSTEDPGNSSKGALTVGLPPAWVDVSEEIAANVQLARTRMAELAKAHAKALMPSFGDGKEDQRLIESLSQEITGLIKRSEKKLQRLSAAGPSEDSNVRKNVQRSLATDLQNLSMELRKKQSTYLKRLRQQKEGQDGVDLEMNLNGNRSTMEDDDLDNMVFNEHQMAKLKKSEALTAEREREIQQVVDSVNELAQIMKDLSVLVIDQGTIVDRIDYNIQNVATTVEEGLKQLQKAERTQKHGGMVRCATVLIIMCFIMLVLLILKEIFL; encoded by the exons ATGGCTTCAAGGAACCGGACTATTATTTTCAGAAGATACAGGGATGCGTTGAAGAGCGTCAGGGCTCCAGCGAGCTCTTCGCCGGCCTCTTCATTGACGACCTCAGCCGGCGGTCCTGTGATCGAGCTGGTCAGCACCTCGCTTATCAATCCGAATCGGTCCTACGCTCCGCTTAGCACTGAGGATCCGGGTAATtcgag TAAGGGTGCACTTACTGTGGGTCTACCTCCAGCTTGGGTTGATGTTTCTGAAGAAATAGCGGCAAATGTCCAGCTTGCACGGACTAGAATGGCTGAGTTAGCCAAGGCTCATGCAAAGGCATTAATGCCTTCATTTGGAGATGGTAAAGAAGATCAACGTTTGATCGAGTCTCTTTCACAAGAGATCACTGGATTGATAAAGAGATCAGAGAAGAAACTGCAGAGGCTTTCGGCAGCTGGACCTTCTGAGGATTCAAATGTTAGAAAGAACGTGCAG CGCTCTCTTGCCACTGACCTTCAGAACCTTTCAATGGAGCTTCGCAAGAAACAGTCAACTTATTTGAAGCGCCTTAGGCAGCAAAAAGAG GGTCAAGATGGGGTTGATTTAGAGATGAATCTAAATGGAAATAGATCTACAATGGAAGACGATGATTTGGACAACATG GTGTTTAATGAGCATCAAATGGCCAAGCTAAAAAAAAGTGAGGCTCTCACagcagaaagagagagagagatccaacAG GTTGTGGACTCCGTCAATGAGCTTGCTCAAATTATGAAGGATTTGTCGGTACTTGTGATAGATCAG GGCACCATTGTTGACAGAATAGACTACAACATTCAGAATGTGGCGACTACTGTGGAGGAGGGGCTAAAGCAGCTGCAGAAG GCAGAGAGAACACAGAAACACGGGGGGATGGTGAGGTGTGCTACGGTGCTCATAATCATGTGCTTTATCATGTTGGTTCTGCTAATCCTAAAGGAGATATTTTTGTGA